In Micromonospora sp. WMMA1363, a genomic segment contains:
- a CDS encoding DedA family protein — MSRTVPVLLASGTAAGEAAPPPQDGIVGHLTGLVERLGGPGAGLAVALENLFPPIPSEVILPLAGFVAGQGRMSLASAIFWTTLGSVLGALALYHIGAALGRERMRAIAARLPLVKLDDVDRTEEWFRRHGVKAVFFGRMIPIFRSMISIPAGVERMPVLTFVVYTTLGSLIWNTTFVMAGYLLGDNWHLVEEYAGILQNVVILACVVGAGWFVVTRLRRSRTSGGVLPNGPDDEFPSPVPSVDGGVVPDPYGRGTLYRSTWSQGRDVG; from the coding sequence ATGTCTCGCACCGTGCCCGTCCTGCTCGCCTCCGGTACCGCCGCCGGGGAGGCGGCACCACCACCCCAGGACGGCATCGTCGGTCACCTCACCGGGTTGGTGGAACGGCTCGGTGGGCCCGGCGCGGGTCTCGCCGTTGCCCTGGAGAACCTCTTTCCACCGATCCCCAGCGAGGTGATCCTGCCGCTCGCCGGGTTCGTCGCCGGACAGGGACGGATGAGTCTGGCCAGCGCGATCTTCTGGACGACACTCGGCTCCGTCCTGGGTGCGCTCGCGCTGTACCACATCGGAGCGGCGCTCGGGCGGGAACGGATGCGGGCGATCGCCGCCCGGCTGCCGCTGGTGAAGCTCGACGACGTCGACCGGACCGAGGAGTGGTTCCGCCGGCACGGCGTCAAGGCGGTCTTCTTCGGGCGGATGATCCCGATCTTTCGTAGCATGATCTCGATTCCGGCCGGTGTGGAACGGATGCCGGTGCTGACCTTCGTCGTCTACACCACCCTGGGCAGTCTGATCTGGAACACCACCTTCGTCATGGCCGGCTACCTGTTGGGCGACAACTGGCATCTGGTCGAGGAGTACGCCGGCATCCTCCAGAACGTGGTCATCCTCGCCTGCGTGGTCGGTGCCGGCTGGTTCGTCGTGACGCGCCTACGTCGGTCGCGCACCTCCGGGGGCGTGCTCCCCAACGGGCCGGACGACGAGTTTCCCAGCCCGGTCCCGTCCGTCGACGGCGGCGTCGTCCCCGACCCGTACGGGCGGGGGACGCTCTACCGCAGCACCTGGTCCCAGGGGCGGGACGTGGGCTAG
- a CDS encoding glycine hydroxymethyltransferase, producing MPRNPESTAFRGALEVIGGVEPRVADAIRAELADQRASLKLIASENYASPATLLAMGNWFSDKYAEGTVGRRFYAGCQNVDTVEALAAEHARELFGAPHAYVQPHSGIDANLVAFWAVLADRVESPALRRAQTRHVNDLTEADWFALRRELGDQRMLGMSLDAGGHLTHGFRPNISGKMFDQRSYGTDPVTGLVDYDRVAEAAREFKPLILVAGYSAYPRKINFRIMREIADSVGATFMVDMAHFAGLVAGKVFTGDFDPVSHAQIVTSTTHKSLRGPRGGLVLCGPELAEQVDRGCPMVLGGPLPHVMAAKAVALAEARRPDFADYAQRIVGNAHALADGLLRRGAALVTGGTDNHLVLIDVTGYGLTGRQAEQALLDSGIVTNRNSVPQDPNGAWYTSGVRIGTPALTTRGLGTAEMDATAELIHTVLSQTTPGTNADGTPSKAKYVLDPATADKVSRQATELLAGFPLYPAVDLG from the coding sequence ATGCCGCGCAACCCCGAGTCCACCGCCTTCCGCGGCGCGCTCGAAGTGATCGGCGGCGTCGAGCCCCGCGTGGCCGATGCCATCCGCGCCGAGCTGGCCGACCAGCGCGCGTCGCTCAAGCTCATCGCGAGCGAGAACTACGCCTCTCCGGCCACCCTGCTGGCCATGGGCAACTGGTTCAGCGACAAGTACGCCGAGGGCACCGTGGGGCGCCGGTTCTACGCCGGCTGCCAGAACGTCGACACGGTGGAGGCGCTCGCCGCCGAGCACGCCCGGGAGCTGTTCGGCGCGCCGCACGCGTACGTCCAGCCGCACTCGGGCATCGACGCCAACCTGGTCGCCTTCTGGGCGGTCCTGGCCGACCGGGTCGAGTCACCGGCGCTCAGGCGCGCGCAAACGCGCCACGTCAACGACCTCACCGAGGCCGACTGGTTCGCGCTCCGCCGGGAGTTGGGCGACCAGCGGATGCTGGGCATGTCGCTGGACGCGGGCGGCCACCTCACCCACGGCTTCCGGCCGAACATCTCCGGCAAGATGTTCGACCAGCGCAGCTACGGCACCGATCCGGTGACCGGGCTGGTCGACTACGACAGGGTCGCCGAGGCCGCCCGCGAGTTCAAGCCGCTGATCCTCGTCGCCGGGTACTCGGCATACCCACGCAAGATCAACTTCCGGATCATGCGGGAGATCGCCGACTCCGTCGGGGCGACCTTCATGGTCGACATGGCACACTTCGCCGGCCTGGTAGCCGGCAAGGTCTTCACCGGCGACTTCGACCCGGTGTCGCACGCGCAGATCGTCACCTCCACCACGCACAAGTCGCTGCGCGGGCCGCGCGGCGGCCTCGTGCTCTGCGGCCCGGAACTGGCCGAGCAGGTCGACCGGGGCTGCCCGATGGTCCTCGGCGGCCCGCTGCCGCACGTGATGGCCGCCAAGGCGGTCGCACTCGCCGAGGCCCGCCGCCCCGACTTCGCCGACTACGCCCAACGGATCGTCGGCAACGCGCACGCCCTCGCCGACGGCCTGCTGCGGCGCGGCGCCGCCCTGGTCACCGGCGGGACCGACAACCACCTGGTGCTCATCGACGTCACCGGATACGGCCTCACCGGCAGACAGGCCGAGCAGGCGCTGCTCGACTCGGGCATCGTCACCAACCGCAACTCCGTTCCACAGGACCCGAACGGCGCGTGGTACACGTCCGGCGTCCGGATCGGCACCCCGGCGCTGACCACGCGGGGCCTCGGTACCGCGGAGATGGACGCCACCGCCGAGCTGATCCACACGGTGTTGAGCCAGACCACCCCGGGCACGAACGCCGACGGCACCCCGTCCAAGGCGAAGTACGTCCTGGACCCGGCCACCGCCGACAAGGTCAGCCGGCAGGCCACCGAGCTGCTCGCCGGTTTCCCGCTGTACCCCGCCGTCGACCTGGGCTGA
- a CDS encoding aldo/keto reductase — MIWRRVGATGPKVSAIGLGCMGMSFGYGGADDAESTRTLHRALDLGVNHLDTADMYGFGANERLLAPVVRARRDEVFLATKFGNRTTGDSFGGTGTPGAYVDSSAAWARQACDASLGRLGVETIDLYYLHRRNPETPIDETVGALADLVTAGKVRLIGLSEISPATLRAAHSVHPVAAVQMEYSLFTRDVEGEMLATCRELGVSLVAYSPVGRGLLTGTITSRTQLAEDDWRRTVPRFAEGNLDANVKLANAVREVAGEIGCTPAQAALAWLLARGEDILPIPGTKRVRWLEENAAAADIRLTPEQQIRLREAVPAGAVVGARYTEAGMRTVGH; from the coding sequence ATGATCTGGCGACGGGTGGGCGCGACCGGCCCGAAGGTCTCGGCGATCGGTCTGGGCTGCATGGGCATGAGCTTCGGGTACGGCGGGGCGGACGACGCCGAGTCGACGCGGACCCTGCACCGGGCCCTCGACCTCGGGGTCAATCACCTCGACACCGCCGACATGTACGGCTTCGGCGCGAACGAGCGGCTGCTCGCCCCGGTGGTGCGGGCCCGGCGAGACGAGGTCTTCCTCGCCACCAAGTTCGGCAACCGCACCACCGGCGACAGCTTTGGCGGCACCGGCACCCCCGGTGCCTACGTGGACAGCAGCGCCGCCTGGGCCCGACAGGCCTGCGACGCCTCGCTGGGCCGGCTCGGGGTGGAGACCATCGACCTGTACTACCTGCACCGGCGTAACCCGGAGACGCCGATCGACGAGACCGTGGGCGCGCTCGCCGACCTGGTCACCGCCGGCAAGGTCCGCCTGATCGGCCTGTCCGAGATCAGCCCGGCCACGCTGCGGGCGGCGCACTCCGTACACCCGGTCGCGGCGGTGCAGATGGAGTACTCCCTGTTCACCCGGGACGTCGAGGGGGAGATGCTGGCCACCTGCCGTGAACTGGGGGTGTCTCTGGTGGCCTACTCGCCGGTTGGGCGGGGGCTGCTCACCGGGACGATCACCAGCCGGACGCAGCTCGCCGAGGACGACTGGCGACGCACCGTGCCGCGCTTCGCCGAGGGCAATCTCGACGCCAACGTGAAGCTGGCCAACGCGGTCCGCGAAGTGGCAGGGGAGATCGGCTGCACTCCGGCCCAGGCGGCGCTGGCCTGGTTGCTGGCCCGGGGCGAGGACATTCTGCCGATCCCCGGCACCAAGCGGGTCCGCTGGCTGGAGGAGAACGCGGCGGCGGCCGACATTCGGCTGACCCCGGAGCAGCAGATCCGACTCCGCGAGGCGGTGCCGGCCGGCGCTGTGGTCGGTGCAAGGTACACCGAGGCAGGAATGCGAACCGTCGGGCACTAG
- a CDS encoding glycosyl hydrolase produces the protein MTRRRTFPLTLVAALLVGATGVPAPGHAGPPPPVDDYRPVRGPSAPADYRHMQKTLPGQTLPRHAYDDAARAARRLPAVGGRWDLVGPTNIGGRITSLALDPLRPDTVYAAAASGGVWVSRDAGQRFEPAWPDGWTQAMGAVATGPDGTLYAGTGEVNPGGGSITYEGTGLYASRDGGRTWRHLGLRDSGAIGAITVDPADPGRIFVAAAGSLYTAGGERGVYASTDGGATWRRILAGENEFTGATEVLLDPRDRQRLYAVLWDHRRTPDLRTYGGVGSGVHRSTDGGATWQRLAGGLPAAGPEGGRIGLGQSASEPDRLYAIVNSTAGPFAGFYGTTDGGDSWARLPDTPVLTASQSTFGWWFGKVWVDPDEPLHVHVAGVPLLTTKDGGRTWTADATTIHVDHHAMVWDPRYPQRVYLGNDGGIYRSDADGDGRWVKATHEPYTQFYSVAITPQDVSRISGGTQDNGSLRSWGGPAFNEYLGGDGEENQINPRDKDNVYACYQYGNCFWSVDGGDTMTYFGNKVTGARRNWFAPVVFDPRDPSVMYYGANVLNRSTDGGRTWTPISDDLTGGPGRDPVYTNYGTITTIAPAGDGRTVYVGTDDGRVWVTRDLGASWQQLLSGQPWVTRVVVDPQRPNRLYVTLSAYRSGSDRPHVLGSLDGGRRFVDLGGTLPRAPVNDLVIGRGLTLYVATDQGVFVSPSGGGVWLRQGDGLPLVPVDDIEYDATNHRLVAATFGRGIYQLRTR, from the coding sequence GTGACCCGACGACGAACGTTCCCCCTCACCCTGGTCGCGGCGCTGCTCGTCGGCGCCACCGGTGTCCCCGCTCCGGGGCACGCCGGCCCACCGCCACCCGTCGACGACTACCGGCCCGTCCGCGGGCCCTCGGCGCCCGCCGACTACCGCCACATGCAGAAGACCCTGCCCGGGCAGACACTGCCCCGGCACGCGTACGACGACGCCGCGCGTGCGGCCCGTCGGCTGCCCGCCGTGGGTGGCCGGTGGGACCTGGTCGGCCCGACGAACATCGGCGGACGAATCACCTCGCTCGCCCTCGATCCACTGCGGCCCGACACCGTCTACGCCGCGGCGGCCAGCGGTGGCGTCTGGGTCAGCCGAGACGCTGGCCAACGTTTCGAGCCCGCCTGGCCGGACGGCTGGACACAGGCGATGGGTGCGGTGGCGACCGGCCCGGACGGCACCCTCTACGCCGGCACCGGCGAGGTCAACCCGGGCGGTGGCAGCATCACCTACGAGGGCACCGGCCTGTACGCGTCCCGCGACGGCGGCAGGACCTGGCGACACCTCGGGCTGCGCGACTCGGGCGCGATCGGCGCGATCACCGTCGACCCGGCCGACCCGGGGCGGATCTTCGTCGCGGCGGCCGGCTCGCTCTACACCGCCGGAGGCGAGCGGGGTGTGTACGCGTCCACCGACGGCGGCGCCACCTGGCGACGGATCCTCGCCGGCGAGAACGAATTCACCGGCGCCACCGAGGTGCTGCTCGACCCGCGCGACCGGCAGCGGCTGTACGCCGTGCTCTGGGACCATCGGCGCACCCCGGACCTGCGGACGTACGGCGGGGTCGGGTCGGGGGTCCACCGCTCGACCGACGGCGGGGCGACCTGGCAGCGTCTGGCGGGCGGGCTCCCGGCCGCCGGGCCGGAGGGGGGTCGCATCGGCCTCGGGCAGTCCGCGTCCGAGCCGGACCGGCTGTACGCGATCGTCAACTCCACCGCCGGCCCGTTCGCCGGCTTCTACGGCACCACCGACGGCGGCGACTCCTGGGCCCGGTTGCCCGACACCCCGGTGCTGACCGCCTCGCAGTCGACGTTCGGCTGGTGGTTCGGCAAGGTCTGGGTGGATCCGGACGAGCCGCTGCACGTGCACGTCGCCGGGGTGCCGCTGCTGACCACGAAGGACGGCGGGCGCACGTGGACAGCCGACGCCACCACCATTCACGTCGACCACCACGCGATGGTGTGGGACCCCCGGTACCCGCAGCGGGTGTACCTCGGCAACGACGGCGGCATCTACCGCTCCGACGCCGACGGCGACGGCAGGTGGGTCAAGGCCACCCACGAGCCGTACACCCAGTTCTACAGCGTGGCGATCACCCCGCAGGACGTCAGCCGGATCTCCGGCGGCACCCAGGACAACGGGTCGCTGCGCTCGTGGGGTGGGCCGGCGTTCAACGAGTACCTGGGCGGGGACGGCGAGGAAAACCAGATCAACCCGCGGGACAAGGACAACGTCTACGCCTGCTACCAGTACGGCAACTGCTTCTGGTCGGTCGACGGTGGCGACACGATGACCTACTTCGGCAACAAGGTCACCGGTGCTCGGCGCAACTGGTTCGCGCCGGTTGTCTTCGACCCGCGTGACCCGTCGGTCATGTACTACGGCGCGAACGTGCTCAACCGCTCCACCGACGGCGGCCGGACCTGGACCCCGATCAGCGACGACCTGACCGGCGGGCCCGGGCGCGACCCGGTCTACACCAACTACGGCACGATCACCACCATCGCCCCGGCCGGCGACGGGCGGACGGTCTACGTCGGCACCGACGACGGCCGGGTGTGGGTCACCCGGGATCTCGGCGCCTCCTGGCAGCAGCTGCTCTCCGGGCAGCCCTGGGTGACGCGGGTCGTCGTGGACCCGCAACGGCCGAATCGGCTGTACGTGACGCTGTCGGCGTACCGGTCCGGGTCGGACCGGCCGCACGTGCTGGGATCGCTCGACGGGGGCCGCCGCTTCGTCGACCTCGGCGGCACCCTGCCCCGGGCCCCGGTCAACGACCTGGTGATCGGCCGTGGGCTGACCCTGTACGTCGCCACCGACCAGGGCGTGTTCGTCAGCCCGAGCGGCGGCGGGGTCTGGCTACGCCAGGGTGACGGCCTGCCGCTGGTGCCGGTCGACGACATCGAGTACGACGCGACGAACCACCGTCTGGTCGCCGCCACCTTCGGGCGCGGGATCTACCAGCTGCGGACGCGGTGA
- a CDS encoding DNA primase small subunit domain-containing protein, producing MAAEEIRVGERLVRVSSPDKPYFPELGLTKLDVVRYFLAVGDGILRAVRDRPTMLERWPRGVFDGAKVATRTDNRGDAFYQKRLPAGAPAWVRTAHITFPSGRTADEVAPSELAVVIWAANLGTLRFHPWPVSSGDVERPDQLRIDLDPLPGVGFDQVVPVAHEVRAFLDELGLTGYPKTTGGRGLHVYLTVEPRWSFGDCRRAVLALGREMQRRRPDLVTTTWRRDQRDRPVFVDYNQMARDHTVTSAYSVRPTPAALVSAPLDWSELDDARPEDFDVTTVPSRFVERGDPHAGLDERAYSLQPLLELADREGLEAPSER from the coding sequence GTGGCGGCGGAGGAGATCCGGGTGGGGGAGCGGCTGGTGCGCGTGTCCAGCCCCGACAAGCCGTACTTTCCGGAGCTCGGTCTGACCAAACTCGACGTGGTGCGCTACTTCCTCGCCGTCGGCGACGGCATCCTGCGCGCCGTCCGGGACCGACCGACCATGCTGGAGCGTTGGCCGCGCGGCGTCTTCGACGGTGCCAAGGTCGCCACCCGGACGGACAACCGCGGCGACGCCTTCTACCAGAAGCGGTTGCCGGCCGGAGCGCCCGCCTGGGTGCGGACCGCGCACATCACCTTCCCGAGTGGCCGCACCGCCGACGAGGTGGCGCCGAGCGAGCTGGCCGTGGTGATCTGGGCGGCCAACCTCGGCACGCTGCGCTTCCACCCGTGGCCGGTGTCCAGCGGCGACGTCGAGCGCCCCGACCAGCTCCGCATCGACCTGGACCCGCTGCCCGGCGTGGGTTTCGACCAGGTGGTGCCGGTGGCGCACGAGGTCCGGGCGTTCCTCGACGAGCTGGGGCTGACGGGTTACCCGAAGACCACCGGCGGCCGGGGGCTGCACGTCTACCTCACCGTCGAGCCCCGGTGGAGCTTCGGCGACTGCCGGCGCGCCGTGCTGGCGCTGGGCCGGGAGATGCAGCGCCGCCGACCGGACCTGGTCACCACCACCTGGCGGCGGGACCAGCGAGACCGGCCGGTCTTCGTCGACTACAACCAGATGGCCCGCGACCACACCGTGACGTCGGCGTACTCGGTCCGGCCGACCCCGGCGGCGCTGGTGTCCGCCCCGCTGGACTGGTCCGAGCTGGACGACGCCCGGCCGGAGGACTTCGACGTCACCACGGTGCCGTCGCGTTTCGTCGAGCGCGGCGACCCGCACGCCGGCCTGGACGAGCGTGCGTACTCGCTGCAACCGCTGCTGGAACTGGCCGACCGTGAGGGCCTGGAAGCGCCGTCGGAGCGCTGA
- a CDS encoding metallophosphoesterase, with product MDGVAGVGSGGSLLAISDLHVRHPDNRTVVEGLHPESPDDWLLVAGDVGDTVADIEWTLRLLADRFAKVVWSPGNHELWTPPGDPVTLRGAARYAHLVDLCRDLGVITPEDPYPVWAGPAGPVTVAPLFLLYDHSWRPEGFDTQEAALAEAYRTGIVCTDEYLLHPDPYESRSAWCAARVAETARRLADRDPALPTVLVNHWPLVREPTRILRYPIFAQWCGTEATADWHRRFDAVAVVYGHLHIPRTTWYDGVRFEEVSVGYPREWRRRRVPPGQLRRILPAPDHVPPTAW from the coding sequence ATCGACGGCGTGGCGGGGGTGGGCAGTGGTGGGAGTCTTCTGGCTATCAGCGATCTGCACGTCCGCCACCCCGACAACCGGACCGTCGTCGAGGGGCTGCACCCGGAGTCGCCGGACGACTGGCTACTCGTCGCCGGCGATGTCGGCGACACCGTCGCCGACATCGAGTGGACGCTGCGGCTGCTGGCCGACCGGTTCGCGAAGGTCGTCTGGTCACCTGGCAACCACGAGCTGTGGACACCGCCCGGCGACCCGGTGACCCTGCGGGGCGCGGCGCGTTACGCCCACCTGGTCGACCTGTGCCGGGACCTCGGCGTGATCACCCCGGAGGATCCCTACCCGGTCTGGGCGGGGCCCGCGGGGCCGGTCACCGTGGCGCCGCTGTTCCTGTTGTACGACCACAGTTGGCGCCCGGAGGGCTTCGACACGCAGGAGGCGGCGCTGGCCGAGGCGTACCGGACCGGAATCGTCTGCACCGACGAGTACCTGCTGCACCCCGACCCGTACGAGAGCCGGTCGGCGTGGTGCGCGGCCCGGGTCGCCGAGACCGCCCGCCGTTTGGCCGACCGGGACCCGGCGCTGCCGACCGTGCTGGTCAACCACTGGCCGTTGGTCCGTGAGCCGACCCGGATCCTCCGGTACCCGATCTTCGCCCAGTGGTGCGGCACCGAGGCCACCGCCGACTGGCACCGTCGCTTCGACGCCGTCGCGGTGGTCTACGGCCACCTGCACATCCCCCGCACCACCTGGTACGACGGGGTGCGGTTCGAGGAGGTGTCGGTGGGCTACCCGCGGGAGTGGCGGCGGCGGAGGGTACCTCCGGGGCAGCTGCGGCGGATCCTGCCCGCGCCGGACCACGTGCCGCCGACCGCCTGGTGA
- a CDS encoding MerR family transcriptional regulator, whose amino-acid sequence MDISTRKMSLTVGEAAERVGLTTYTLRWYEQEGLVAPVGRDSSGRRRYTESDVNWLLLLTRLRRTGMPVRDMRRYAELARQGDRTLGARRALFETHRARVLARIVGLEEDLKVLDYKIDKYRRAEEELA is encoded by the coding sequence GTGGACATCAGCACGCGGAAGATGAGCCTCACCGTCGGCGAGGCGGCGGAACGGGTCGGCCTGACCACCTACACCCTGCGCTGGTACGAGCAGGAGGGCCTGGTAGCCCCGGTCGGGCGGGACTCCTCGGGGCGCCGGCGCTACACCGAGTCCGACGTCAACTGGCTGTTGCTGCTCACCCGGCTGCGCCGGACCGGCATGCCGGTCCGGGACATGCGTCGCTACGCCGAACTGGCCCGGCAGGGCGACCGGACGCTCGGCGCCCGGCGGGCGCTCTTCGAGACGCACCGCGCTCGGGTGCTGGCCCGGATAGTCGGACTGGAGGAGGACCTCAAGGTGCTCGACTACAAGATCGACAAATACCGCAGGGCGGAGGAGGAACTGGCATGA